CAGGCAGACCCCCCCTTTGTGACATCGCGGGACAGGCAGACACCCCCCCTTTGTGACACCTGGCAGCCCCCCGTACCCTCCCCAGCCTGGTACAGGCAGATGCAAGGGGCTCAGGAGGGTCTGGGATGTCCCCCTGGAAATCAGGGATGGCAGCTGGGGGAAGCCCACAGTCTGCAGGAAGGGGGACCCTGGGGGGGCTtcagaggggagggaaaagaaggagaaggagaagaaggggaaggggaaggagaaggataagaaggggaaggggaaggagaaggagaagggaaaggggaatgggaaggaggagaaattaAAGAGAATCCCCTGGGTGCTGAGCCCAGGCCACCAAAGTGGTCGTTGGCGCTGGGGGAGGGACGGCTGTTGGGCCGGGATGGCCCCGAGCCCCAGGTGGGGCAAGGGtctgcggggctggggccgAGTGCCTGCCCCCAGCACCGTGTCCCTTCCCCGTCTCACCCTGCCCGCCAAAGAGGGAGCTCGGTGCCGCTGACTGCCCCCGCGGTGACATGTCCCAGCTGGCAGGTCGGTGCCAGGCACACCAGGCTGGTgccagccccccctgcccccaccttGTCACCCAGTTGGGGTCACCACATCCCTGCGTCACCCACACCAGGACGCCTCTGCTCCCACCCCACGTGCAGCCACACAGCCCCAAGGTTGGCAATACCGCGTGcagccctcccctccagccccagcctaAGCCCCCCCCAGGTCCGAGAGCAGCGTAGGGGGGGTCCCGAGCACAACCCACTTGTTGTAGAGGATGATGTCCGGCCGCCAGACGTAGCTGCTGGGGATGCGGATGCTGTCGATGCCATCGTAGGCATCCTTGTCCCAGGTGAGGTGGGCGTCCAGCCAGGCCTGGCGGACCCACAGGCAGGAGGTGAGGACCTGGTTCCTCTCATCCTGCCGAGGGGAGAGGGTGGGCGTGGGGGGACAGACACCAGTGCCACCAGCAACCCCCCTCGACCCTCCAGTTCAGCAGCTTCTGTAAGGGTCCCAAGGGCCTGAGATGCTTTCAAGGGGACTGtactggttttgggggggttggagACGTCTGAGCTGGTTTCAAGTGGTCCAAGCTccttttggggggtgggggcagtgCTGTTTTTTGGGGGTCTGAGCTGATTGGGGCCAGCTGGGCTGGTTTTGAAAGGCTTGGGCTGGTTTTGAAAGGTTTGGGCTGGTTTTGAAAGGTTTGGGCTGGTTTTGAGGGATGAGCATCAGCTCTGGGTCAAGCAGGACCCGGtgggggagagcagagcccagctAAGCAGTGACCAGGAGCGTGACAGGGAAGGTCCCATTTTGGCCGGGCTGGGCTGCTGGTGCCGGTGCCAGTGCCGTGCCCGGCCACTCACCATGTCAATAATCTGGGAGAGGGTGATCTGGAGAGTGACGTTGAGTGCCCGGTCCGTGTCCTCCACGGGGCGCAGGGCACTGGAATAGTTGGCGAAGAGGTCATGGAGCAGCTTGTAGGCGAACCTGCCCTGTGCCCCCCGGCAGCCTGAGGGGACCCAGaccagggctggaggggccgcgGCAGTGAATGCAGCCGGACCCCTCCCAAGGGACCCCCAGGACCCGGCTGTGGGGAGCCACTGGCAGTCGAGCGAGGTGGAGAAGCATGCAGGGACGCCCACCCCTCCTCACCACCAGCCCAAGCCCCCCAGCCCACCGACCCCGTCCCCCACCAAGGGATGCCCAATGcatggggatgctgctgctcgCAGGGGCCAGGGACCCTCTCCCCACGCCCAGGGCTGGGTGGGGGTCAGTGCCCGTCGCCGCCCCCTCTGCCGCTTACCTGGGGCCGGGAGGCAGCTGGCGAGGCAGAGGGCGAGCAGCGGGCGAGATCCGGGCTCCATCCCGACGTGCGCAGGTCCCGGGGAACACGGCGGGGGGGAACGTGCTGCCTGCAAGTGCCGGGGTGACGTcaaggctggggcagggcaggggggggcaTGGCCCCCCCCCAGAGACCGATAGTCTCTGTGCGGCGAGCCCTGTGGTGGGGGGGTAATGGAGAGCGACCCCAGAGGATCCCTGGCTGGGACACGGTTGGGGTGCAGCTGAGCCCGTTTGGGACTGGTCTGGGTGCTGACACGCTGCCTGCTGGCTGCCCACCAGCTCCCTAAGCCCAGGGAAGGTTTTGCCCACCAGCCCCCTGAACCATCACTCCCACGAGACCCTCCTGGCCACAGTGGTGGCAGGCAGCcccttctctgcctgctccAGGCAGCTCGGGGCCAGGACCACAGTGACAAGGACCGTACGGCGAACTGGAGCGGGCAGGGACGAGGTTGCTCCTCACTGTGTTGTCTGGAGCTAATGATTGGGATGATGGGGCAGGGTGAACCCTCACTAGGTTTGCAGATGACGCCacactgggaggagtggctgagatGCCAGAGGGTCGcgctgccatccagagggacctgggacaggctggagagatgggccaacaggaacctcatggAGCTCAACAAGGAGAAGTCCTGCTcctggggaggaacagcccCCGGCATCGATctatgctgggggccacccagctggaaagcagctctctgGAAAAGGCTCcaggggtcctggtggacaccaagctAAACATGATCCAGCAAGGAAGGCTAACGGTGTCCTGGGCAGCGTTAGGAGTGTTCTGGTCGAGGGAGGTGagccttcccctctcctcagcactgctgaggccacacctggactgctgtgtccagtgctgggctccccagtacagaagagagagagatggacatactggagagagtccaacaaagggccacaaagatgctggcagggctggagcatctctcctatgaggaaaggctgagagagctgggactgttcagcctggacaAGAGAAGGCTCTCAGGGATCTTATCAATACCTGAATGGAGGGTGCCAAGAGGACAGAGCCcagctcttctcagtggtgcccagtgccaggaccagaggccatgggcacaaactgaagcgCAGGAGGTTCCCCCCGATCATTAGGAagcacttttttactgtgagtgcgaccaagcactggcacaggttgcccagagagacggtggagtctccatccttgatATTCGGAAGCTACCTGCACATGGTcttgggcaactggctctaagtggccctgcctgagcatgagggttggaccagatggtCCAacttcccaccaccacccttcTGTAATGCTGTGTGATCTgtggccctgggcagggacatcaCTGTGGGGTGAGTGGGGACGAGGGGCTGTGCACTGTGGTGGCTCACATCCCCTTGTGCTCTGCACTCACAATTTCATACTCCCCAGACTTGTAGCCTGTTGTCCTGGGCTTGCTGATGCAATCGGAGAAATCTGGAAGAGGGAGGAGCAGGGTGTCACCCCAAGATACCTGGGGTGGCTGTGCCCTCCCTGGGGTCAGCTCAGGATCCCCACAGCCCACCCTTCCCTGAACCCCCTGGCTCACCCACTCCCTCGGTGCTCAGGCGCTTGTCCCGGAACTTCTCGTATGCGGCGTTGGGATTAATGATGATGTGCTCCACACTGGTGCTGGTGAGCTCCTCCTGCACACAACGCTCAGCGTTAGGGATGAGGCAGTTGCGAGGGTTTGTTGGCAAAGCCGCCTCCCTGCAGCACCGGGGGTGGGCCGGCGCTGGGGAGAGGATGGAAAGTAACAGAGGGGGCGAAGGTGGCCCCGTCCTCCCCAGGACAGGGGCACAGCCCCCAGGGACTGACATGCAGCAATGGAAGCCAGCAAAGGATCCCCCAACCTGCTGCCCTGGGCCACAGcagcccctctccagccctTGTGCCCCATCACGGCCTGAAGCGCTTTCGGGGAGCCCTAGTGTGCTGCAGATGGACAAGAAGGGGTGAAAGCAGCGGGAGCAGCACTAGCAGCATTAGGGGGGGCTGTCTGGctgaggggaggcaggagcgAGCACCCGCGAGCAGAGCACAGGGTTACGTTGGCCAACAGACGGGCTCTTACCAGCTCCTTGTGTTTCCCAGAGGTGAGAAAGCCAGAGCAAGGTTAGAAGAGGGGcaagagagagacaaaaatCACGTTAGAAGGTTTGTCCCACGCACAGCCCGCCATCTCCCACATCCCTCTgccaaggctgctgctgggctggcccCACGTGAGGGCTCAGCAGCCACATGGGACACGGGACCGCCAGCGTGGAAATGAGGGCAGTGGCGGAGGCAGTGGCTGCAAGAGCAGGGGCAGCGGTGGGCTGGACCCCTTGGCTGGGTGCCCcagggcagccagggctggggacagccagggACACACCGGTCATGGCCACCATGAGGGGTGCTCAAGGTGCCCAGAGAAAGTGTGGGAGCAGGGGGCAGCCAGAGTCCGGGGACAACGCAGCTGAGTCCCCATTCTG
This window of the Buteo buteo chromosome 17, bButBut1.hap1.1, whole genome shotgun sequence genome carries:
- the LOC142041197 gene encoding neuronal acetylcholine receptor subunit alpha-10-like, producing MHWASLGCRGAQGRFAYKLLHDLFANYSSALRPVEDTDRALNVTLQITLSQIIDMDERNQVLTSCLWVRQAWLDAHLTWDKDAYDGIDSIRIPSSYVWRPDIILYNKWVVLGTPPTLLSDLGGA